The window CATCTTACAACTTTAGTGTACCATGCCGGTGAAGCTCTTGTCAAATGTTTTTTCTCAATTTAATGATTAGGAGAGATGTTGAATGAGTTCTTTGGTTCTCGGTTTTCAGGAAATGGAAAAAACGCAGCTTTTGCTCGTTGGCGGAAAAGGATTAAATTTAGGGGAATTATCAAAAATTGAAGGAATACAAGTACCAGAAGGATTTTGTGTTACAACAGTGGGATATCAAAAAGCCATCGAACAAAACGAAACGTATCGTACTTTGTTGGATCGACTAACAATGCTAAAAGTAGAAGATCGAGATCAAATTGGTGAAATCAGCAGAAAGATTCGACAAATCATTACGGAAGTAGAAATTCCTTCCGATGTTGTGAATGCATTTACTCACTATCTCTCCCAGTTTGGTGATGAACATGCTTATGCAGTGCGCTCTAGTGCGACTGCGGAAGATTTACCGCATGCTTCTTTTGCTGGTCAACAAGACACTTATTTAAATATTATCGGCAAAGAAGCAATCATACAGCATATCAGCAAATGTTGGGCTTCCCTATTTACGGATCGCGCGATAATCTACCGTATGCACAATGGATTTGACCACAGTCAAATTTATATATCCGTTATCGTTCAAAGGATGGTTTTCCCACAGGCTTCAGGGATTTTATTTACCGCTGATCCGATTACCTCCAACCGGAAGTCGCTATCCATCGATGCCGGTTTTGGACTTGGAGAAGCACTAGTCTCAGGCTTGGTATCTGCCGATTGTTATAAAGTACAAGAAGGGGAAATCGTCGATAAGAGAATAGCAACCAAAAAAATGGCGATCTATGGACGAAAAGAAGGCGGAACAGAGACAAAGCAGATCGATCCTGATCAGCAAACGACTCAAACACTTACTGAGCAACAAATTTTACAGCTGGCACATATCGGAAGACAGATCGAAGCTTATTTTGGCTGCCCGCAAGATATCGAATGGTGTTTGGCTGATGATACATTTTATATTGTCCAGAGTCGGCCGATCACTACTTTATACCCGATCCCTGAAGCGAATGATCAAGAAAATCACGTCTATCTATCTGTTGGTCATCAACAAATGATGACAGATCCCATAAAACCATTGGGATTGTCTTTTTACCTGTTAATTACTCCTGCACCTATGCGTAAAGCTGGTGGGAGGTTGTTTGTTGATGTTGCACCTAGGCTGGCTACACCTGTCGGCCGGGAAACTTTATTAAATACCGTGGGATCCGATCCGCTCATAAAAGGCGCACTCATGACCATAATAGAGCGAGATTTTATAAAATTGTTACCAAATGATCAAACAGCATCGATTCCGGGCAGAAGTAATACAGATATGCTGGCACAAATTGAAAACAATCCGAACATCGTTTCTGATTTGATTAAGAGTAATCACGCATCGGTAGAAGAGTTAAAACAAAACATCCAGACGAAATCAGGATCGGATTTATTAGATTTTATTCTAGAAGATATCCAGCAATTAAAGAAGATCTTATTTGACCCACAAAGTACGGCTGTGTTTATGGCTGCCATAAATGCTTCATTATGGATCAATGAAAAAATGAACGAGTGGTTAGGTGAAAAAAACGCAGTAGATACGCTTTCTCAATCGGTACCCAACAATATTACTTCAGAAATGGGTCTGGCATTAATGGGTGTCGCCGATGTGATTCGCCCTTATCCGGAAGTCATTGATTATTTACAGCATGTAAAAGATGATAACTTTTTGGATGAACTGGTTAATTTCGAGGGTGGACAGGAAGCTCATGACGCAATCTATGCTTATCTCAATAAATACGGAATGCGATGCGCCGGAGAAATCGATATTTCTAAAACGCGTTGGAGTGAAAAACCAATTATGCTGGTTCCCATGATTCTGGGTAACATCAAAGCCTTTGAGCCTAATGCCGGTCATCGAAAATTTGAGCAAGGGCGCCAGGAAGCTTTGGAAAAAGAACAAGAGTTATTAGCTCGATTAATCCAATTGCCGGATGGTGAACAAAAAGCTGAAGAGACAAAACGAATGATCCGCCGAATTCGGAATTTCATCGGTTATCGTGAATATCCAAAATACGGTTGGATTAACCGCTATTTCGTTTATAAGCAGGCTTTACTGAAAGAAGCGGAACAGCTCGTACAAGCTGGCGTAATTCGTGAGAAGGAAGATATATTCTATCTCACTTTTGAAGAACTTCACGAAGTCGTACGCACAAACAAACTGGATTATCAGATCATCAGCAAACGAAAAGACGATTACAAATTTTTTGAAAAATTAACTCCCCCGCGTGTCATCACGTCTGATGGTGAAATCGTTGCAGGTGCGTACAAACGGGAAAATATCCCGGCCAAAGCTATTGTCGGTCTGCCTGTTTCTTCCGGAGTGATCGAGGGACGAGCGCGTGTCATCTTAAACATGGAAGATGCGGATCTGGAAGATGGAGATATACTAGTCACTGCCTTTACTGACCCTGGCTGGACACCATTATTTGTATCCATAAAAGGTCTAGTCACCGAAGTTGGTGGACTGATGACCCATGGAGCAGTTATCGCACGTGAATATGGCTTACCAGCAGTTGTCGGAGTGGAGAATGCTACCAAACTGATAAAAGATGGGCAACGAATTCGCGTGCATGGAACAGAAGGGTATATCGAAATATTGTAATGCAAAGGAGCATTAACAATGAAGATTTGGGAATTAAAAAGCGATAATAAATTCGGTGATTTTCAGCTTGGACGGTAAAACCTGAGAAGCTAAACTAAACATTCCTGTAAGTACTAAGATTTGGACTTTGTCAAAAAAGGAGCGCCTCGGTATGATGGGTTTGTGCACGGGTTAGAAACCCAATACCATCAAGGAGGCGCTCTTACTATGAAGTTTAAACAAAACGATGGACAAAATCAACGTATTGAACGAATTTCCACCTCTCACCTTGTAATTGGCATCGACATGGCGAAGGAAATTCATGTAGCGCAAGCCACTAACTTTCGGGGTATCGTTCTTGCCAAGCGACATCTATCATTTACAAACGACTTAGAAGGATTCGAAAGATTACAACGTTGGATGGCTGAATTACAACAGAAGCACCAATTGAAGACCCTAATCATCGGTATGGAGCCAACCGGACACTACTGGTTTAACCTGGCCAATTGGCTTTCAGACAAGGAAATAAATGTTGTCATGGTGAATCCTGCAACCACTAAACGAAACAA is drawn from Paenibacillus sp. V4I7 and contains these coding sequences:
- the ppsA gene encoding phosphoenolpyruvate synthase, giving the protein MSSLVLGFQEMEKTQLLLVGGKGLNLGELSKIEGIQVPEGFCVTTVGYQKAIEQNETYRTLLDRLTMLKVEDRDQIGEISRKIRQIITEVEIPSDVVNAFTHYLSQFGDEHAYAVRSSATAEDLPHASFAGQQDTYLNIIGKEAIIQHISKCWASLFTDRAIIYRMHNGFDHSQIYISVIVQRMVFPQASGILFTADPITSNRKSLSIDAGFGLGEALVSGLVSADCYKVQEGEIVDKRIATKKMAIYGRKEGGTETKQIDPDQQTTQTLTEQQILQLAHIGRQIEAYFGCPQDIEWCLADDTFYIVQSRPITTLYPIPEANDQENHVYLSVGHQQMMTDPIKPLGLSFYLLITPAPMRKAGGRLFVDVAPRLATPVGRETLLNTVGSDPLIKGALMTIIERDFIKLLPNDQTASIPGRSNTDMLAQIENNPNIVSDLIKSNHASVEELKQNIQTKSGSDLLDFILEDIQQLKKILFDPQSTAVFMAAINASLWINEKMNEWLGEKNAVDTLSQSVPNNITSEMGLALMGVADVIRPYPEVIDYLQHVKDDNFLDELVNFEGGQEAHDAIYAYLNKYGMRCAGEIDISKTRWSEKPIMLVPMILGNIKAFEPNAGHRKFEQGRQEALEKEQELLARLIQLPDGEQKAEETKRMIRRIRNFIGYREYPKYGWINRYFVYKQALLKEAEQLVQAGVIREKEDIFYLTFEELHEVVRTNKLDYQIISKRKDDYKFFEKLTPPRVITSDGEIVAGAYKRENIPAKAIVGLPVSSGVIEGRARVILNMEDADLEDGDILVTAFTDPGWTPLFVSIKGLVTEVGGLMTHGAVIAREYGLPAVVGVENATKLIKDGQRIRVHGTEGYIEIL